One stretch of Dissulfurimicrobium hydrothermale DNA includes these proteins:
- the fliD gene encoding flagellar filament capping protein FliD, protein MTGIITSLGVGSGLQLQNILDQMRQADEAPINNLKAEESRVQDQYNAFNAIDQGLLGIKSQALSLSLQSTFIKRDISVGPEGVLSASVSDGADIGTHQITVNSIATASLWQGVGVGAPTTVINSSGASQTFAYHVGTGATISLTVPNGTTLQGLADLINNDQRNPGVTASVINDGGATNPYHLVLKANTTGETSRIYIDTQLSGYAMTEIQGALGASLNAQIVVDGATYQRGTNTGITDIINGVTLNILKPGTSSISISSSTADLRSAIINLVNGFNSSIKSIRDQTGYTNGPNGPTPGLLTDNGTMRALSGQLTDLLSTQVDTGGSIKSMYDLGLNITRDGTISIDESTLDNALATHFNEVQTFFLGKTGVTGFASLVNDRLGSITEAGSGVLATEQAASQTRINQINQQISDATDRLNKKYDILTKQFTQLDSFMSSMNSISSFLTSQFDAITGVKKT, encoded by the coding sequence ATGACGGGCATCATTACATCTCTTGGAGTGGGTTCAGGGCTTCAGCTCCAAAATATCCTCGATCAGATGCGTCAGGCCGACGAGGCGCCCATAAACAATCTAAAGGCAGAGGAGTCTAGGGTCCAAGATCAATACAATGCATTCAATGCCATCGATCAGGGCCTCTTAGGCATAAAGTCCCAGGCCTTGAGTTTGAGTCTGCAGTCCACGTTCATCAAACGCGATATCTCTGTTGGGCCTGAGGGCGTGCTATCGGCAAGCGTTTCCGACGGCGCCGATATAGGGACACATCAGATAACGGTGAACAGCATCGCCACAGCAAGTCTATGGCAGGGCGTGGGGGTTGGCGCCCCGACGACGGTGATCAACAGTTCCGGTGCTAGCCAGACCTTTGCCTATCATGTAGGGACAGGTGCAACCATCAGCCTTACCGTGCCTAATGGGACCACGCTTCAGGGCCTTGCCGATCTCATAAACAACGACCAGCGTAATCCAGGGGTGACGGCCTCTGTGATAAACGATGGGGGTGCAACAAACCCATATCACTTGGTGCTTAAGGCCAATACTACAGGCGAGACGTCAAGGATATACATAGACACCCAGCTATCAGGTTATGCTATGACAGAGATACAGGGTGCATTGGGGGCCTCGCTTAATGCACAGATAGTTGTAGATGGGGCGACGTATCAGAGAGGTACAAATACAGGCATTACAGACATTATAAACGGAGTAACGTTAAACATCCTTAAACCGGGGACGAGCTCCATATCGATAAGCTCGAGCACAGCCGATCTCAGAAGCGCTATCATCAATCTGGTAAACGGATTTAACAGCAGTATAAAATCCATCAGGGATCAGACAGGTTATACAAACGGTCCAAATGGTCCGACCCCCGGTCTTTTAACTGATAATGGTACGATGCGGGCCCTATCGGGTCAGTTGACGGATCTCCTTAGCACCCAAGTGGATACCGGTGGTTCCATAAAATCGATGTATGATCTCGGCCTGAACATAACGAGGGACGGGACGATCAGTATTGACGAATCCACACTGGATAATGCGCTCGCTACGCATTTCAATGAGGTGCAGACCTTTTTTCTTGGCAAGACAGGCGTTACGGGTTTTGCGAGTCTGGTAAACGACAGGCTCGGCAGCATCACTGAAGCGGGCAGCGGTGTCCTGGCTACGGAACAAGCGGCCTCGCAGACACGTATAAATCAGATCAATCAGCAGATAAGCGACGCAACCGATAGGCTTAACAAGAAATACGATATTTTGACCAAACAGTTTACCCAATTGGATTCATTCATGAGCAGTATGAATTCGATCAGCTCCTTTTTGACCTCACAATTCGATGCTATCACAGGGGTCAAGAAGACGTAA
- a CDS encoding flagellar export chaperone FliS, giving the protein MKTVYTQAYEKTDILTTDPYKLILMLYDAGLKGLYMAREGIRTGDIAMRGEALGRVIAVVSELMGAVRGENEAAGFLRGLYAAMLVELPKVNLTNDEKTLNTAIKYLAQLRHIWQTEVMPSIQTLRAIPDEGRDFVRDDRAVGPNRIRTGDAVDRAIAGGHQGQAGVAAYACGFSCKG; this is encoded by the coding sequence ATGAAAACTGTATATACTCAGGCTTATGAAAAGACAGACATACTCACAACCGATCCATATAAATTGATCCTCATGTTGTATGATGCTGGGCTTAAAGGCCTCTACATGGCCAGAGAAGGTATAAGGACTGGGGATATAGCAATGAGGGGCGAGGCATTGGGCAGGGTGATTGCCGTTGTTTCGGAGCTGATGGGTGCGGTCCGGGGCGAAAATGAGGCCGCTGGTTTTCTGAGGGGGCTTTATGCTGCCATGCTGGTCGAACTTCCGAAGGTGAACCTCACTAATGATGAAAAGACCTTGAATACGGCCATAAAATATCTCGCACAGTTAAGGCATATCTGGCAGACCGAGGTGATGCCAAGCATCCAGACCCTGCGCGCCATACCCGATGAAGGCCGCGATTTTGTGCGTGATGACAGGGCTGTTGGGCCGAACCGTATTAGAACAGGTGATGCCGTTGATAGGGCAATTGCAGGAGGGCATCAGGGCCAGGCTGGTGTAGCTGCGTATGCGTGCGGTTTTTCGTGCAAGGGCTGA
- a CDS encoding flagellar protein FlaG: MAGVEGTAMELTVNGITKIGVENQTGQEMHVEGRPLNKDQQAAKGVETSNNNIASMGVGRSGVSAKTGGGDKKAIGKSDIEAAVKEIQSQLDLMNTKLIFKIDPKYGEPVVQVIKKDNGEVLRQFPPEQLLEIRAAFKDLAKGVFLNEKA, translated from the coding sequence TTGGCGGGCGTTGAGGGAACGGCTATGGAACTGACTGTAAATGGCATAACGAAAATAGGTGTTGAAAATCAAACGGGTCAAGAGATGCACGTCGAAGGCCGCCCACTCAACAAAGATCAGCAGGCAGCCAAGGGTGTAGAGACGTCCAATAATAATATAGCCAGCATGGGCGTCGGAAGGTCGGGCGTTTCGGCCAAGACGGGTGGCGGCGATAAGAAGGCCATCGGCAAGAGCGATATAGAGGCGGCTGTAAAGGAGATACAGTCGCAGCTGGATTTAATGAACACTAAGTTGATATTCAAGATAGATCCCAAATACGGTGAGCCTGTGGTGCAGGTCATAAAAAAAGACAACGGCGAGGTGTTGCGGCAGTTTCCGCCCGAACAATTATTGGAGATCAGGGCGGCATTCAAAGACCTTGCAAAGGGTGTCTTTCTGAACGAGAAGGCTTGA
- the mraZ gene encoding division/cell wall cluster transcriptional repressor MraZ yields MFRGRSVHTLDEKGRLSIPARLRDVLKTKYDGRLIVTNLPNCLAAYPLDEWRELEESFSNFKLAPPEVVSFQRYFLAGGIECNMDSHGRILIPATLREDAGIGKEVVLSGMLKYFEIWSKERLDEELRRAKENFDQYSRLISTIGTNKT; encoded by the coding sequence GTGTTTAGAGGCCGTTCAGTTCACACACTAGATGAAAAAGGCCGCCTGAGCATACCAGCAAGACTCAGAGATGTCTTGAAGACCAAATACGACGGCCGGTTGATCGTCACAAACCTTCCCAACTGTCTTGCAGCCTATCCGCTTGATGAATGGCGAGAGCTTGAAGAGAGCTTTAGTAATTTCAAACTTGCGCCGCCTGAGGTCGTTTCTTTTCAAAGGTATTTTTTGGCTGGCGGCATAGAGTGCAACATGGATTCGCACGGCAGGATACTTATACCGGCAACACTCCGGGAGGATGCAGGGATAGGTAAGGAGGTGGTCCTTTCGGGTATGCTCAAATACTTTGAGATATGGAGCAAGGAACGCCTGGATGAAGAGTTGCGTAGGGCAAAGGAAAACTTTGACCAGTACAGCCGCCTCATCTCAACCATTGGGACCAACAAGACGTGA
- the rsmH gene encoding 16S rRNA (cytosine(1402)-N(4))-methyltransferase RsmH: MDHIPVLVDEVIDGLCIKNGGIYVDGTVGMGGHAEAILERHGEIGLLIGLDLDADAVLRASERLARFGEKIHLVCGNFSVLSDILVDMGIDKVDGMLLDLGMSSYQLEKSGKGFSFMKDEPLDMRMDNSFTITAADMVNELPACELETLIRTYGEERWAKRIAEAIVERRRSAPVVTSLDLARIVAGVVPRRVQGAKMHPATRTFQALRIAVNRELENLKEALDLLPSCLKIGGRLCVISFHSLEDRMVKDAFRSDSRLIRVTKRPIVASPVELAVNPRARSARLRIAERVDSQFLTNSCKKL; this comes from the coding sequence ATGGATCATATACCGGTATTGGTCGATGAGGTAATCGATGGGCTATGCATCAAGAATGGAGGCATTTATGTGGACGGTACGGTCGGAATGGGGGGGCATGCCGAGGCCATCCTTGAGAGGCATGGCGAGATAGGGCTGCTCATAGGCCTTGATCTCGACGCCGACGCCGTATTGAGGGCCAGTGAACGTCTCGCTCGTTTTGGTGAGAAGATACATCTCGTGTGCGGAAACTTTTCCGTACTTTCAGACATCTTGGTTGATATGGGCATAGACAAGGTGGATGGAATGCTGCTTGACCTAGGCATGTCCTCATACCAGCTCGAAAAGAGCGGCAAGGGGTTCAGTTTTATGAAAGACGAGCCTTTGGATATGAGGATGGACAATTCCTTTACTATTACGGCCGCCGATATGGTCAACGAGCTGCCTGCTTGTGAGCTTGAGACACTCATACGCACATATGGTGAAGAGCGTTGGGCCAAGAGGATAGCGGAGGCTATTGTTGAGCGGCGGAGATCAGCACCAGTCGTTACTTCTTTAGATCTGGCCAGGATAGTGGCTGGGGTGGTACCCCGAAGGGTACAGGGTGCAAAGATGCATCCTGCCACAAGGACGTTTCAGGCCCTTCGCATAGCTGTAAACAGGGAACTTGAGAATTTGAAAGAGGCGCTTGATCTTCTCCCTTCATGTCTCAAGATCGGTGGGCGTCTCTGCGTAATTTCGTTTCATTCGCTCGAAGACCGTATGGTGAAGGATGCGTTTAGGAGCGACAGTCGCCTAATTCGGGTGACAAAGAGGCCGATTGTCGCCAGCCCAGTTGAGTTGGCTGTCAATCCAAGGGCAAGGAGTGCGAGGCTTCGCATAGCCGAGAGGGTTGATTCACAGTTTTTGACCAATTCATGCAAAAAATTGTAA
- a CDS encoding penicillin-binding transpeptidase domain-containing protein — protein MATVRRKKRKRRTVLPLVVMVCVAAVLVTAYFVWPVLSELGMECFFAPKGRRAGGGGIYIDSGAERGWIFDRSGVVLAANAMTMSAYVKPALVPSGDDWIAKVSGILGIPEGEIKDRVFSTRNFVWLKSGLSEAEVQGLKAADISGIGVAGEYRRFYPYGGLAVQILGFTDHDGNGLEGVEAFYDKRLGAMECKDPEAPGCSLHLTIERGVQSMAEEELGSELTRMKGEKGCMIVMGVNTGQILAMAVRPVWEQGKCWQNDQDGGGFSNYAIKAEVDPSMFFVFVNWISKERSSQELQGGSDQGGQVQPSVSTVRTERFNLVNISDKFGIFGPWTSNEIKSVGFDASALNDMWRLGFGQLTGIDLPDEEMGRLPSSPPYSWDDLLLQGMAASPVQMLRAFCALINGGKLVWPHVAFEYVGKGQKTHLESGILSGGRSIQSAEALASGFREKLGRLDGDPVFSIRLHDEPGSTKGIAQIVALGFWPVDNPVVCYIVVLDNVRGDPAMYKEVFGGIKRVAMAAAKLPLEMNIQKNER, from the coding sequence ATGGCTACCGTCAGAAGAAAAAAAAGAAAACGTCGTACGGTCCTCCCATTGGTTGTGATGGTTTGCGTAGCGGCCGTGTTGGTAACGGCCTATTTTGTCTGGCCTGTATTGAGCGAGCTCGGCATGGAATGCTTTTTTGCCCCAAAAGGACGCAGAGCAGGGGGTGGCGGTATCTATATCGACAGCGGAGCAGAGCGCGGCTGGATCTTTGACAGGAGTGGAGTAGTCCTCGCCGCCAATGCCATGACGATGTCGGCTTATGTAAAACCTGCTCTTGTTCCGTCAGGGGATGACTGGATTGCGAAGGTTTCGGGCATACTTGGCATCCCTGAAGGCGAGATAAAGGACAGGGTATTTTCCACACGCAACTTTGTTTGGTTGAAGAGCGGGCTTAGTGAGGCGGAGGTGCAGGGATTGAAGGCCGCCGATATCTCAGGCATAGGCGTCGCCGGGGAATACAGACGTTTTTATCCTTATGGAGGTCTTGCCGTCCAGATCCTTGGTTTTACTGACCATGATGGAAACGGCCTTGAGGGCGTGGAGGCCTTCTATGACAAGAGACTCGGTGCTATGGAGTGTAAAGATCCCGAAGCACCAGGTTGCAGCCTGCATCTTACCATCGAAAGAGGTGTACAGTCCATGGCAGAGGAGGAGCTTGGTTCGGAGCTGACCAGAATGAAAGGTGAAAAGGGTTGTATGATTGTCATGGGTGTGAATACAGGTCAGATATTGGCCATGGCCGTAAGACCCGTATGGGAGCAGGGAAAATGCTGGCAAAATGATCAAGATGGGGGCGGATTCAGCAATTATGCAATAAAGGCCGAGGTGGATCCATCGATGTTTTTTGTCTTTGTCAACTGGATTTCCAAAGAAAGATCCTCGCAGGAACTGCAGGGCGGTTCAGATCAAGGTGGTCAGGTTCAACCGTCTGTGTCGACCGTTCGAACCGAAAGGTTTAATTTGGTCAACATAAGTGATAAATTCGGCATATTTGGACCATGGACGAGCAACGAGATCAAATCGGTCGGTTTCGACGCCAGTGCGCTTAACGACATGTGGAGACTTGGCTTCGGACAGCTTACTGGTATTGATCTGCCTGATGAGGAGATGGGGCGCCTGCCGTCGAGTCCTCCGTATTCATGGGACGACCTTTTGCTCCAAGGTATGGCCGCAAGCCCTGTGCAGATGCTCCGCGCCTTTTGCGCCCTCATAAACGGCGGCAAGCTTGTTTGGCCTCATGTCGCCTTTGAATATGTCGGGAAGGGCCAGAAGACCCACCTTGAAAGTGGCATCTTGTCCGGCGGTCGTTCCATACAGTCTGCTGAGGCGTTGGCGTCTGGGTTCAGAGAGAAGCTGGGACGCCTTGACGGCGATCCGGTTTTTAGCATCAGGCTACACGACGAGCCTGGCAGCACCAAGGGAATCGCACAGATCGTTGCGCTCGGTTTCTGGCCTGTCGATAATCCTGTTGTATGTTATATAGTCGTCCTTGACAATGTGAGGGGGGACCCAGCCATGTATAAAGAGGTCTTTGGAGGTATAAAAAGGGTAGCTATGGCTGCGGCCAAATTGCCGTTAGAGATGAATATCCAAAAAAATGAGAGATAA
- a CDS encoding UDP-N-acetylmuramoyl-L-alanyl-D-glutamate--2,6-diaminopimelate ligase has translation MRDKEILAILDDAAGVTCNSKKVRPGFVFVAMPGTKRDGLNFVADAIKNGAGVVVTSHEGACRLKGLNRGGVKIFGVDDPRGVFARLASIFYGEPSKRLIVVGVTGTNGKTTVTYLLESIFREADLNPGVIGTISMRYAGMETASELTTPDSAAIQACLAEMLRGGVKAVAMEVSSHAIDQKRVEGCEFKVAVFTNLTRDHLDYHHDMEAYFLTKARLFTEYKVGLSVINLDDPYGLRLWAMIDGSGNRRISYGFDRSADIWPESFESSLAGLKARISTPFGEIDIKSRLIGRHNLSNILGAIGAAAGLGIDLNIVRRGIECLDKVPGRLEPVAIHQRDITALVDYAHTPDALENVLKTLSNLAIGRIICVVGCGGDRDQGKRPIMARIAARYSDIAVFTSDNPRGEDPAFILNQMLQGLAEIPAGERDGYSAHVEVIPDRREAIFWAAARAETGDCVLVAGKGHETYQIIGDERIYFDDREVLREAFGPRISLCQVASAIGAEVVYGKGSNGVSVQLEKVLIGGISTDTRSILPKDLFWAFKGGRFDGRDFVCEAIKKGACGAIVSHEDMSLLKDVSTDAPLLAVHDVLNAFGDLASWYRKRLGLGVFAITGSCGKTTTKEAIASIFQKRWRVVKTKGNFNNLIGLPLSLFEAREGDDWAVLEMGMNRPGEIARLVEIAGPDAALITNIRPVHLEGLGDLEGVAREKGEVFKALGKDGTAVVNLDDPLVLEVSRAIDCRKVFYSVTGGSRGGGRPDVFLVSWSPLDAAFYIEIDIAGHLVRSDIPLIGTANVQNVVAAAAAAYAIGLTDDEITAGLQEMKGLHGRMGLEDLGCDFYLIDDSYNANPASMAMALETLSVWGRGKKIAILGDMLELGKRSVSFHQDLGRKAGLSGVDLLVSMGEFSTVVAEEARKAGVEAFAFDDMDALMHWLSSCLDRRGAGIFSCPCTILVKGSRGVRCDRVSGVIRAAFAKERGVS, from the coding sequence ATGAGAGATAAAGAGATCTTAGCCATCCTGGACGATGCGGCAGGTGTCACTTGCAATTCGAAAAAGGTGCGGCCTGGATTTGTATTCGTGGCCATGCCTGGCACAAAGAGAGATGGTTTGAATTTTGTAGCTGATGCAATAAAGAACGGGGCCGGGGTGGTTGTGACTTCCCATGAGGGTGCCTGTCGATTGAAGGGTCTGAATAGGGGTGGGGTTAAGATATTCGGTGTTGATGATCCAAGGGGTGTATTCGCCAGATTAGCCAGTATTTTTTATGGAGAGCCATCCAAACGGCTTATAGTGGTAGGGGTTACAGGAACCAATGGAAAGACTACGGTTACTTATCTTCTGGAGTCGATATTCAGAGAGGCCGATCTGAATCCAGGTGTTATAGGGACTATAAGCATGAGATATGCTGGAATGGAGACCGCCTCGGAGCTCACTACGCCCGATTCTGCGGCGATCCAGGCCTGTCTTGCAGAGATGTTGAGGGGCGGGGTAAAGGCTGTGGCAATGGAGGTCTCTTCCCACGCCATAGACCAGAAGAGGGTAGAAGGGTGTGAGTTTAAGGTGGCAGTATTTACTAATCTAACACGGGATCACCTGGACTATCACCATGATATGGAGGCCTATTTTCTTACAAAGGCCAGGCTTTTTACCGAATATAAGGTGGGTCTGTCTGTGATAAACCTGGATGATCCTTATGGATTGAGGCTCTGGGCTATGATCGATGGATCCGGCAACCGGAGGATCAGTTATGGTTTCGACCGTAGTGCTGATATATGGCCCGAATCTTTTGAATCGAGTCTTGCAGGGCTTAAGGCAAGGATCTCAACCCCCTTTGGTGAAATTGATATCAAATCAAGGCTTATAGGCAGACATAATCTATCAAATATCCTCGGTGCGATCGGTGCAGCCGCCGGTCTTGGCATTGATCTTAATATTGTCAGACGCGGAATAGAATGTCTTGATAAAGTCCCAGGGAGGCTTGAGCCGGTGGCCATCCACCAAAGAGACATCACGGCATTGGTTGATTATGCCCATACCCCAGATGCATTGGAGAATGTCTTAAAGACCCTGTCCAATCTCGCTATAGGGCGGATCATATGTGTGGTCGGATGCGGAGGTGACAGAGATCAGGGCAAGAGGCCGATTATGGCCAGGATTGCGGCGAGATACTCCGATATTGCTGTCTTTACTTCTGACAACCCGCGAGGTGAGGATCCGGCCTTCATATTGAATCAGATGCTTCAGGGTCTGGCGGAGATCCCTGCCGGAGAGAGAGATGGCTATTCGGCGCATGTGGAGGTTATTCCAGACAGGCGTGAGGCTATTTTTTGGGCGGCTGCCAGAGCCGAGACCGGCGATTGCGTCTTGGTTGCAGGAAAGGGGCATGAGACATATCAGATCATAGGGGATGAAAGGATTTATTTTGATGACAGAGAGGTCTTGAGGGAGGCCTTCGGGCCACGGATTTCTTTGTGTCAGGTTGCAAGCGCTATAGGAGCCGAGGTCGTATATGGCAAGGGATCGAATGGGGTCAGTGTGCAGCTGGAAAAGGTGCTGATCGGTGGTATATCCACAGACACGAGATCCATCTTGCCTAAGGATCTATTTTGGGCGTTTAAAGGTGGGCGTTTTGATGGAAGGGACTTTGTGTGTGAGGCAATTAAGAAAGGTGCCTGTGGTGCGATTGTATCGCATGAAGACATGTCGCTTTTAAAGGACGTTTCGACCGATGCTCCGCTTCTCGCCGTCCATGACGTCCTGAATGCCTTTGGAGACCTGGCTTCGTGGTACAGGAAGCGCCTTGGACTGGGTGTGTTTGCGATAACTGGGAGCTGCGGTAAGACCACTACAAAGGAGGCCATAGCATCTATCTTTCAGAAGAGATGGAGGGTTGTAAAGACAAAGGGCAACTTCAACAACTTGATAGGCCTTCCATTGAGTCTTTTTGAGGCCAGGGAAGGGGACGACTGGGCGGTCCTTGAGATGGGTATGAACCGGCCTGGTGAGATTGCAAGACTTGTAGAGATTGCAGGTCCTGATGCGGCGCTCATAACAAACATCAGACCTGTACACCTCGAAGGGCTCGGCGATCTTGAAGGCGTGGCAAGGGAGAAGGGTGAGGTTTTCAAGGCCTTGGGTAAAGACGGAACGGCCGTCGTCAACCTTGATGACCCGCTTGTTTTGGAGGTTTCCCGTGCCATCGACTGCAGAAAGGTCTTCTATTCCGTAACGGGTGGGTCAAGAGGGGGGGGTCGCCCAGATGTCTTTCTAGTCTCGTGGTCGCCTCTGGATGCCGCTTTCTATATCGAGATCGATATCGCAGGTCATTTGGTGAGGTCCGATATCCCGCTCATAGGCACAGCCAATGTTCAAAACGTTGTTGCCGCAGCTGCGGCGGCATATGCCATAGGCCTCACAGACGACGAGATAACGGCAGGTCTGCAAGAAATGAAAGGGCTGCATGGGCGCATGGGGCTTGAAGATCTAGGCTGTGATTTTTATCTGATCGACGATAGCTACAATGCCAATCCAGCATCGATGGCCATGGCCCTTGAGACGCTGTCAGTTTGGGGCAGGGGTAAAAAGATAGCGATTTTGGGCGATATGCTGGAGCTCGGCAAGAGATCTGTGTCTTTTCATCAGGATCTGGGTAGAAAGGCAGGTCTTTCAGGGGTTGATCTGCTAGTTTCCATGGGTGAGTTTTCAACCGTCGTTGCAGAGGAGGCAAGGAAGGCCGGGGTTGAGGCGTTTGCCTTTGATGACATGGATGCATTGATGCATTGGCTTAGCAGTTGTCTTGACCGTAGAGGAGCCGGTATATTTTCATGTCCATGCACCATACTCGTAAAGGGGTCTAGAGGGGTCAGATGCGATAGGGTCTCTGGGGTTATAAGGGCTGCCTTTGCAAAAGAAAGAGGTGTGTCGTGA
- the mraY gene encoding phospho-N-acetylmuramoyl-pentapeptide-transferase: protein MIFYLLYPLHEFWPVFNVFRYITFRTIYATVMAFLVVFLLGDWFIKRLRAMQMGQVIRQDGPKAHLSKAGTPSTGGVLIVGAIAFSTLLWADLKEIYIWICLIVLLGFGAIGLADDILKIKRRNSRGLPGRWKLVCQAFFCAVAGYILFVDGYWGSYLSIPFFKNIRPDIGMFYFFFAMLVVIGASNAVNLTDGLDGLATGPFVVAAAVYTLFSYLAGHVVIAEYLQIPYVPGAGELAVFCGAMVGAGLGFLWYNSYPASIFMGDSGSLAMGGALGTVAVLIKQELLLVIVGGIFVVEALSVIIQVGYYKATGGRRVFKMAPLHHHFELLGVNEPKVIVRFWIVAIILGLLAISTLKLR from the coding sequence GTGATCTTTTATCTGCTTTACCCCCTTCATGAATTCTGGCCCGTTTTCAATGTCTTTCGCTATATAACATTCCGTACTATCTATGCGACGGTTATGGCATTTCTCGTGGTCTTTCTTTTGGGCGATTGGTTCATTAAGAGGCTCAGGGCGATGCAGATGGGGCAGGTGATAAGGCAAGACGGTCCTAAGGCCCATCTTTCAAAGGCCGGGACGCCAAGTACTGGCGGTGTCCTTATAGTAGGGGCGATAGCCTTTTCCACGCTTTTGTGGGCCGATCTCAAAGAGATATATATTTGGATATGTCTTATAGTCCTTTTGGGGTTCGGGGCAATAGGTCTGGCCGACGACATCTTGAAGATCAAAAGGCGCAATTCCAGAGGATTGCCAGGGCGATGGAAGCTTGTCTGCCAGGCCTTTTTCTGCGCTGTTGCTGGCTATATCCTCTTTGTTGATGGGTATTGGGGCTCGTATCTGAGCATCCCATTCTTCAAAAACATACGACCCGATATTGGGATGTTCTATTTTTTTTTCGCCATGCTGGTGGTGATTGGTGCATCTAATGCCGTGAATCTGACGGATGGGCTGGACGGTCTCGCCACCGGGCCATTCGTAGTGGCTGCCGCAGTCTATACTCTTTTCAGCTATCTTGCCGGCCATGTTGTTATAGCCGAATATCTTCAGATCCCTTACGTTCCAGGGGCGGGCGAGCTTGCGGTTTTCTGTGGGGCGATGGTTGGGGCCGGGCTCGGGTTTTTATGGTATAATTCCTATCCGGCAAGCATCTTTATGGGGGATTCAGGTTCCTTGGCCATGGGAGGCGCGTTGGGTACAGTGGCGGTCTTGATAAAACAGGAGCTCCTGTTGGTTATTGTGGGGGGTATCTTTGTAGTGGAGGCCTTGTCGGTGATAATCCAGGTGGGATATTACAAGGCTACGGGCGGCAGGAGGGTATTTAAGATGGCGCCGCTTCATCACCATTTTGAGCTCTTGGGGGTCAATGAGCCCAAGGTCATAGTGAGGTTCTGGATAGTAGCCATAATCCTCGGCCTTTTGGCCATAAGTACCCTGAAATTGCGGTAA